From one Brevibacterium sp. 'Marine' genomic stretch:
- a CDS encoding glycine betaine ABC transporter substrate-binding protein, translating into MKRRFLTPFVAAAAALGLALTGCSQEAAQDDGGGGDKGDIKLGYVTGWTDGQSISLLLENQLSKMGYNVETETFNDAAVLYAGVANGDIDMYPSSWPEVTHKQYIDEYGDDLEDLGAYYDNAVLTIAVPKYMDDVNSIEDLKGKGEDFGGEIIGIEPGAGLTKATKEMIPEYGLDDEYELVTSSTAAMLTELGNATDAEKDIVVTLWRPFWANNEYPVKDLEDPKGAMGDPEKLHFTATKGFSDEFADAADYIGNIKLDDKQYGDLEDLVVNEYKDDGKKAITEWLKANPDAYEGELPDEE; encoded by the coding sequence ATGAAGAGAAGATTCCTCACCCCGTTCGTCGCTGCAGCCGCAGCCCTCGGTCTTGCTCTTACAGGCTGCTCGCAGGAAGCGGCACAGGACGACGGCGGAGGCGGCGACAAGGGCGACATCAAGCTCGGCTACGTCACCGGCTGGACCGACGGCCAGAGCATCTCGCTCCTGCTCGAGAACCAGCTGAGCAAGATGGGCTACAACGTCGAGACCGAAACCTTCAACGACGCCGCCGTCCTGTACGCCGGTGTCGCCAACGGCGATATCGACATGTATCCGTCCTCATGGCCCGAGGTCACGCACAAGCAGTACATCGATGAATACGGTGACGATCTCGAAGATCTCGGCGCCTACTACGACAACGCCGTCCTCACGATCGCCGTCCCGAAGTACATGGACGACGTCAACTCGATCGAGGACCTCAAAGGCAAGGGCGAGGACTTCGGCGGCGAGATCATCGGAATCGAGCCCGGTGCCGGTCTGACGAAGGCCACCAAGGAGATGATTCCCGAATACGGTCTCGACGACGAGTACGAGCTCGTCACCTCGTCGACGGCTGCCATGCTCACCGAGCTCGGCAACGCGACCGACGCCGAGAAGGACATCGTCGTTACCCTGTGGCGTCCGTTCTGGGCGAACAACGAGTACCCGGTCAAGGACCTGGAGGATCCGAAGGGCGCGATGGGCGATCCCGAGAAGCTCCACTTCACCGCGACCAAGGGCTTCAGCGATGAGTTCGCCGATGCGGCCGACTACATCGGCAACATCAAGCTCGATGACAAGCAGTACGGAGACCTCGAGGACCTGGTCGTCAACGAATACAAGGATGATGGCAAGAAGGCCATCACCGAGTGGCTGAAGGCCAACCCTGACGCCTACGAAGGTGAGCTGCCTGACGAGGAGTGA
- a CDS encoding copper chaperone PCu(A)C: MRKNISLAVALPLAVAIGLAGCGHDDSTAAGPTQTDGRSSSASADTADSKVDAEALSLDGAWVKAADDGMTAVFGELKNNTDQDINLVEAKYADAKMVQLHETEGDGPGGMSMREKKGGFTIPAGESLDLEPGGDHIMIMGLKKAIKPGEQISLDLVTADGETVEVTAVAKEYSGAQEDYAPGEAEGSSDGENADHADHADHGGREDSDHGDHGDH; this comes from the coding sequence ATGCGAAAGAACATCAGCCTAGCCGTTGCCCTGCCCCTCGCCGTCGCCATCGGCCTGGCAGGCTGCGGCCACGACGACAGCACGGCAGCCGGGCCGACACAGACCGACGGCCGCAGCAGCTCCGCCTCAGCGGACACTGCGGACAGCAAAGTCGACGCCGAGGCGCTCAGCCTCGACGGCGCCTGGGTCAAGGCCGCCGACGACGGAATGACCGCAGTCTTCGGCGAGCTGAAGAACAACACCGACCAGGACATCAACCTCGTCGAAGCGAAGTACGCGGACGCGAAGATGGTCCAACTCCACGAAACCGAAGGCGACGGTCCCGGCGGAATGTCCATGCGGGAGAAGAAGGGCGGCTTCACCATCCCGGCCGGGGAGAGTCTCGACCTCGAGCCCGGGGGCGATCACATCATGATCATGGGCCTGAAGAAGGCCATCAAGCCGGGCGAGCAGATCAGCCTCGACCTCGTCACCGCCGACGGCGAGACCGTCGAGGTCACAGCCGTGGCGAAGGAGTACTCCGGAGCCCAGGAAGACTACGCGCCCGGTGAGGCCGAAGGCTCCAGCGACGGCGAGAATGCCGACCACGCCGACCACGCCGACCACGGCGGTCGCGAGGATTCCGACCACGGAGACCACGGTGACCACTGA
- a CDS encoding ABC transporter permease subunit: MENIRIPIGAWVDTAFDWLKDNVAWFFDAVTWLFNFLIDILTDVLVDLHPLVIIILLALIGWIFRSWQMAVGTLITLFFIMTMDQWVAAMQTLALIIIAAVIAIIIAIPVGILAARSDKASAVIKPILDFMQTMPAFVYLIPAVTFFGIGVVPGLVATVIFALPPGVRFTELGIRGVDSETVEAGQSFGATPGQILRGVQLPLATPTIMAGINQVIMLALAMAVIAGMVGADGLGKNVVEAIATQNLPLGVEAGIGVVIIAVYLDRVTAALGNAKDYPRSLVAGMRRRGAKNKAAAAAA; this comes from the coding sequence ATGGAGAACATCAGAATTCCGATCGGAGCCTGGGTCGACACTGCCTTCGACTGGCTCAAAGACAACGTCGCGTGGTTCTTCGACGCCGTCACCTGGCTGTTCAACTTCCTCATCGACATCCTCACCGACGTGCTCGTCGACCTCCACCCGCTCGTCATCATCATCCTGCTGGCGCTCATCGGTTGGATCTTCCGCTCGTGGCAGATGGCCGTGGGCACCCTCATCACTCTGTTCTTCATCATGACGATGGACCAGTGGGTGGCCGCGATGCAGACCCTGGCGCTGATCATCATCGCTGCTGTCATCGCCATCATCATCGCCATTCCGGTCGGCATTCTGGCCGCACGCAGCGACAAAGCCTCAGCGGTCATCAAACCGATCCTCGACTTCATGCAGACGATGCCGGCATTCGTCTACCTCATCCCTGCTGTCACCTTCTTCGGCATCGGCGTCGTTCCAGGCCTGGTGGCAACGGTGATCTTCGCGCTGCCCCCAGGTGTGCGGTTCACTGAGCTCGGCATCCGTGGAGTCGATTCGGAGACGGTCGAAGCCGGACAGTCCTTCGGTGCGACTCCCGGCCAGATCCTCCGCGGAGTCCAGCTGCCCTTGGCCACGCCCACGATCATGGCCGGCATCAACCAGGTCATCATGCTCGCACTGGCCATGGCCGTCATCGCCGGCATGGTCGGCGCCGACGGACTCGGAAAGAACGTCGTCGAAGCGATCGCCACCCAGAACCTGCCGCTCGGTGTCGAAGCCGGAATCGGCGTGGTGATCATCGCGGTCTACCTCGATCGCGTCACCGCAGCCCTGGGCAATGCCAAGGACTATCCGCGCTCGCTCGTGGCAGGGATGCGCCGTCGCGGCGCGAAGAACAAGGCGGCTGCCGCAGCAGCCTGA
- a CDS encoding DUF4235 domain-containing protein → MGKLAWQIIGVGAPIAAAFVARKTLTFAWEKSTKRPAPSNPVDDEISMSEALAWTIVSGVGVAVAQLVVQRIAANTVRNNFGEEALPKKFRKQIEEMTD, encoded by the coding sequence ATGGGAAAGCTCGCTTGGCAGATCATCGGCGTGGGAGCGCCCATCGCAGCCGCGTTCGTCGCTCGCAAGACCCTGACCTTCGCATGGGAGAAGTCGACGAAGCGGCCGGCGCCGTCGAACCCTGTCGATGACGAGATCTCGATGTCCGAGGCTCTGGCCTGGACGATCGTCTCCGGCGTCGGCGTGGCCGTGGCTCAGCTCGTCGTTCAGCGCATCGCCGCGAACACCGTGCGCAACAACTTCGGCGAGGAAGCCCTGCCGAAGAAGTTCCGCAAGCAGATCGAAGAGATGACCGACTGA
- a CDS encoding type I 3-dehydroquinate dehydratase produces MKSLPFLNPAAGSPAVRNPGRPAIIVPTQALDAEDLAAECAAAAAAGIVDAVEWRIDPLLAAASGSAQGGAQGGAHSGMHGLAEAALRLLPHALTAELPILLTVRTGFEGGQVEITEDAYAEVVRELIAGVADVEADAGTAAGTGPSGTGLSGTGPSGTGPSGTASSGVPGSASSGVPAAIDVEIDRAEAGSLIASAREAGVPVVASHHNFESTDSSERLLKTFAVMSEAGADVAKVAMMPQTPADVLRLLEATAAADASLPVPVLGIAMGLLGRTSRIMGADFGSCATFAQIGRASAPGQIEASVLAEILDRVGCWCA; encoded by the coding sequence ATGAAATCATTGCCGTTCCTCAATCCTGCCGCAGGATCGCCCGCCGTGCGCAATCCCGGCCGACCGGCCATCATCGTGCCCACGCAGGCGCTCGACGCCGAGGACCTCGCAGCCGAATGCGCTGCAGCCGCCGCGGCCGGGATCGTCGACGCCGTCGAATGGCGCATCGATCCGCTGCTCGCCGCCGCGTCCGGTTCCGCACAAGGTGGGGCGCAGGGTGGGGCGCACAGTGGTATGCACGGCCTCGCCGAGGCGGCCCTTCGTCTGCTTCCGCATGCGCTCACAGCCGAGCTGCCGATCCTCCTGACCGTGCGCACCGGTTTCGAAGGCGGGCAGGTGGAGATCACGGAGGACGCCTACGCCGAGGTGGTGCGGGAACTCATCGCCGGGGTCGCTGATGTCGAGGCGGACGCTGGAACCGCTGCCGGCACCGGTCCCAGCGGCACCGGTCTCAGCGGCACCGGTCCCAGCGGCACCGGTCCCAGCGGCACCGCCTCCTCGGGAGTTCCCGGCAGCGCATCATCGGGCGTTCCCGCGGCCATCGACGTCGAGATCGATCGGGCCGAGGCGGGCTCCCTTATCGCCTCGGCGCGGGAAGCGGGCGTACCCGTCGTCGCTTCGCACCACAATTTCGAGTCCACGGACTCTTCCGAGCGCCTGCTGAAGACGTTCGCTGTAATGAGCGAGGCCGGTGCAGACGTGGCCAAGGTGGCGATGATGCCGCAGACGCCGGCCGATGTTCTGCGTCTCCTGGAGGCGACGGCCGCGGCGGATGCCTCGCTGCCGGTTCCCGTGCTCGGAATCGCGATGGGACTCTTGGGCCGGACGAGCCGGATCATGGGCGCCGACTTCGGCAGCTGCGCCACATTTGCGCAGATCGGTCGGGCCTCGGCCCCGGGGCAGATCGAGGCATCGGTCCTCGCCGAGATCCTCGACCGCGTCGGGTGTTGGTGTGCATGA
- a CDS encoding alpha/beta fold hydrolase, whose protein sequence is MQVDRISARDGFPLEVQVSGPADAPALLLLQGQSNSHEWWDDLRGDFEADFRTITFDYRGTGGSRGELGELSTASFADDAADVLDHLGVHRAAVYGTSMGGRITQMLALNHPERVSALVLGCTSPGGPHAVKRPREVGQALARLRGDEHTQYLFDLFYTPEWTVSAKYSKMLGDDTMTAAESSAHLRISANHDAWERLPEITAPTLIMHGDADRMNPVGNARILHERIPGSQLRILPEGRHGFFEEFAEVVTPAVIRFLSDSLQKS, encoded by the coding sequence ATGCAGGTGGACAGGATCAGCGCACGCGATGGCTTCCCCCTCGAAGTCCAGGTCAGCGGGCCGGCGGACGCCCCAGCACTGCTCCTGCTGCAAGGTCAGTCGAATTCGCACGAGTGGTGGGACGATCTGCGCGGGGACTTCGAAGCGGATTTCCGCACGATCACGTTCGACTATCGCGGCACGGGCGGCAGCCGGGGTGAGCTCGGCGAACTGTCGACGGCAAGCTTCGCCGACGACGCCGCGGACGTGCTCGACCACCTCGGCGTGCATCGGGCTGCGGTGTACGGCACCTCCATGGGCGGGCGCATCACGCAGATGCTGGCGCTCAACCACCCGGAGCGGGTGAGCGCGCTCGTCCTCGGGTGCACCTCCCCGGGCGGTCCGCACGCGGTCAAGCGTCCGCGCGAGGTCGGCCAGGCATTGGCGCGGCTGCGCGGTGATGAGCACACTCAGTACCTCTTCGACCTCTTCTACACCCCCGAATGGACGGTGTCGGCGAAGTACAGCAAGATGCTCGGCGACGACACGATGACGGCCGCCGAGTCGTCCGCCCATCTGCGGATCAGCGCCAATCATGACGCGTGGGAGCGGCTGCCGGAGATCACCGCACCGACGCTGATCATGCACGGCGACGCCGACAGGATGAACCCGGTCGGAAATGCCCGCATCCTCCACGAACGCATCCCCGGTTCTCAGCTGCGCATCCTGCCGGAGGGGCGCCACGGATTCTTCGAAGAATTCGCCGAGGTAGTCACTCCGGCCGTGATCCGCTTCCTCTCGGATTCGCTGCAGAAATCCTGA
- a CDS encoding Dyp-type peroxidase, translating to MTTEPGRPGFSRRGLLTSAAAAGGVGIVGATGGFALGRGSGSQGTSAGDGGPPRRDLGGANGPQTEPFYGTHQSGVETPAQAYAHFIAFTLGPGITAAEAVRWLRLLTADAAALTQGRAPLADSESELAVDPARLTVTFGFGAALVALAGQDHVPDWLRPLEAFSIDRLDQDRCRGDLLLQICGDDPLTLAHARRMLFKDSRSFAEVAWQRDGFRRAYGSSGEGTTQRNLFGQLDGTANPGPGSEDFARIIWGQGTETADPVFSARGEPPADLGAHLPVWMRGGTTLVLRDIAMNLDTWDQADRPAREFAVGRTMDTGAPLSGKYEFDVPDFTAVDGRGLTKISQVAHIARARDGLGPAAQIHRRTFNYETGAGGDSGLLFASFQADIERQFLPIQRRLAEVDLLNEWTTPIGSTVWAIPPGAAEGGYVGQELFDG from the coding sequence GTGACCACTGAGCCCGGTCGCCCCGGCTTCAGCCGCCGCGGTCTCCTGACCTCGGCGGCCGCGGCCGGCGGCGTCGGAATCGTCGGCGCCACGGGCGGATTCGCACTCGGCCGCGGCTCCGGGTCGCAGGGCACGAGCGCCGGTGACGGAGGGCCGCCTCGGCGAGATCTGGGCGGGGCGAACGGGCCGCAGACCGAGCCGTTCTACGGCACTCATCAATCCGGTGTCGAAACCCCGGCGCAGGCGTATGCGCACTTCATCGCGTTCACGCTGGGGCCCGGGATCACGGCCGCCGAGGCGGTGCGCTGGCTGCGGCTGCTCACCGCGGATGCGGCGGCGCTGACGCAGGGGCGGGCGCCGCTGGCCGACTCCGAATCGGAACTCGCCGTCGACCCCGCCCGGCTGACGGTGACCTTCGGGTTCGGCGCCGCACTGGTGGCATTGGCCGGACAGGACCACGTCCCGGACTGGCTGAGGCCACTGGAGGCGTTCTCGATCGATCGCCTCGATCAGGACCGGTGCAGGGGTGACCTGCTCCTGCAGATCTGCGGCGACGACCCGCTGACCTTGGCACATGCCAGGCGCATGCTGTTCAAGGACTCGCGATCGTTCGCCGAGGTGGCCTGGCAGCGGGACGGATTCCGACGTGCCTACGGCAGCTCGGGGGAGGGGACGACCCAGCGGAACCTCTTCGGTCAGCTCGACGGCACGGCGAATCCGGGGCCCGGATCCGAGGACTTCGCGCGGATCATCTGGGGCCAGGGCACCGAGACTGCGGACCCGGTGTTCTCCGCTCGCGGGGAGCCGCCGGCCGATCTCGGCGCGCATCTGCCTGTGTGGATGCGTGGGGGAACGACGCTGGTGCTGCGTGATATTGCGATGAACCTCGACACCTGGGACCAGGCCGATCGTCCGGCACGGGAGTTCGCGGTCGGGCGGACCATGGACACCGGGGCACCGCTGTCGGGCAAGTACGAGTTCGACGTCCCGGACTTCACCGCCGTCGATGGGCGCGGGCTGACGAAGATCTCGCAGGTCGCGCATATCGCTCGTGCCCGCGACGGGCTGGGTCCGGCGGCGCAGATCCACCGGCGCACGTTCAACTACGAGACCGGTGCGGGTGGGGATTCGGGGCTGCTGTTCGCGTCGTTCCAGGCCGATATCGAGCGGCAGTTCCTGCCGATCCAACGCCGCCTCGCCGAGGTGGACCTGCTCAACGAATGGACGACCCCGATCGGGTCGACTGTGTGGGCGATACCGCCCGGAGCGGCCGAGGGCGGCTACGTCGGGCAGGAGCTGTTCGACGGGTGA
- a CDS encoding methylated-DNA--[protein]-cysteine S-methyltransferase: MATHSAAVDTFVGPLTVFSDGRSVVRLEWCTSAEAAVSAETIPAEAAGQSDPILAEAAAQLRAYFDGLLGDVDLPVDFGQVSDIARIVLTTLADEVPAGTTVTYGQLAEASGTGIPARAVGGIMGLNPIPIIVPCHRVVAGDGLGGYSGGLPGHELETKRRLLEFEGALPQPLF; this comes from the coding sequence ATGGCGACTCATTCGGCAGCCGTCGACACCTTCGTCGGCCCCCTGACAGTCTTCAGCGACGGCCGGTCGGTCGTCCGGCTCGAATGGTGCACATCCGCCGAGGCGGCTGTGTCCGCCGAAACGATCCCCGCCGAGGCAGCCGGACAGTCGGACCCGATCCTCGCCGAGGCGGCCGCCCAGTTGCGGGCGTATTTCGACGGCCTCCTCGGTGACGTCGATCTCCCCGTGGACTTCGGTCAGGTATCGGACATCGCGAGGATCGTGCTGACGACCTTGGCCGACGAGGTTCCGGCGGGGACCACGGTCACCTACGGGCAACTCGCCGAAGCCAGCGGCACCGGGATTCCGGCGCGGGCCGTCGGCGGGATCATGGGGCTCAATCCGATCCCGATCATCGTCCCCTGCCATCGTGTCGTCGCCGGTGACGGGCTCGGCGGGTACTCGGGCGGACTGCCCGGGCACGAGCTCGAAACCAAGCGGCGCCTCCTCGAGTTCGAAGGCGCCCTGCCGCAGCCGCTGTTCTGA
- a CDS encoding glycine betaine ABC transporter substrate-binding protein, with amino-acid sequence MKSRTLTSVVAACATLGLALTGCSQEAGKDAGSDGDKGTITIGYISSWSDSRSTAFLLEDQLEKLGYEPELETISEAAILYAGVANGDIDIYPSAWPEKTHKQYMDEYGDKIEDISTYYDKAQNTIVVPDYVDIDSLDELKDNADEFDGKIVGIEPGAGLTKVTKDSMMPAYGLEKDFELVTSSTPAMLTELGNAIDAKDDIVVTLWRPFWANNAFDVKELEDPKNAMGDPEKMHFLGTDGFSDKFPEASELIKGIKLDDKTYGELEDLIVNEYEEGQEGDAVDQWVKDNPKAFDSEITD; translated from the coding sequence ATGAAGTCACGCACACTCACCTCCGTTGTCGCCGCCTGTGCGACGCTGGGCCTCGCCCTGACCGGATGCTCCCAGGAAGCCGGCAAGGACGCCGGTTCCGACGGCGACAAGGGCACGATCACCATCGGCTACATCTCGTCGTGGTCCGACAGCCGCAGCACCGCGTTCCTGCTCGAGGACCAGCTGGAGAAACTCGGATACGAGCCCGAGCTGGAGACGATCTCCGAAGCTGCGATCCTCTATGCGGGAGTAGCGAACGGCGACATCGACATCTACCCCTCCGCCTGGCCGGAGAAGACCCACAAGCAGTACATGGATGAGTACGGCGACAAGATCGAGGACATCAGCACCTACTACGACAAGGCGCAGAACACGATCGTCGTGCCCGACTACGTCGACATCGATTCGCTGGATGAGCTCAAGGACAACGCTGACGAGTTCGACGGCAAGATCGTCGGCATCGAACCCGGAGCCGGTCTGACCAAGGTGACGAAGGATTCGATGATGCCTGCGTACGGCTTGGAGAAGGACTTCGAACTCGTCACCTCCTCGACCCCGGCCATGCTCACCGAGCTGGGCAATGCCATCGACGCGAAGGACGACATCGTCGTCACCCTGTGGCGGCCGTTCTGGGCGAACAACGCCTTCGACGTCAAGGAACTCGAGGACCCGAAGAACGCCATGGGCGATCCGGAGAAGATGCACTTCCTCGGCACCGACGGCTTCAGCGACAAGTTCCCCGAAGCGTCCGAGCTCATCAAGGGAATCAAGCTCGACGACAAGACGTACGGAGAGCTCGAAGACCTCATCGTCAACGAATACGAAGAGGGTCAGGAAGGTGACGCCGTCGACCAGTGGGTCAAGGACAACCCGAAGGCCTTCGACTCCGAGATCACCGACTGA
- a CDS encoding glycine betaine/L-proline ABC transporter ATP-binding protein, producing the protein MSVVKASHVYKVFGKREDEVVKRLESGADRDDLTKLGTAAVIDASFEVEAGEIFVVMGLSGSGKSTLIRTLNGLWAPTAGSVEVLGTDIAKVDAATLRKVRSEHISMVFQHFALLPHRTVRDNAAYALEIRGVAKAERDATADRWLKTVGLDGWGDKFPEQLSGGMQQRVGLARALAAETDILLMDEAFSALDPLIRREMQEQLVELQRELKKTIIFITHDLNEAMFLGDRIAVMRNGRIVQVGTPEDILTDPANDYVAQFVHDVDRARVLTANNVMEKARQTVTNQNGPRVALRTMRENNASGVYVTDKDRKFLGLVSDRACIEHIRTGATTLDEIIRPVAHPASPDDLLIDLFLPTAEMPLPVPVTDADGELVGVVPRATLLAALGNQTGNDEQAPDAAVEDWPEPVDTGIIDQVLAEGDDAVAPQAAGERGER; encoded by the coding sequence GTGAGCGTTGTCAAAGCGTCACACGTCTACAAAGTCTTCGGAAAGCGCGAAGACGAAGTCGTCAAACGACTCGAATCCGGCGCCGACCGTGATGATCTGACGAAACTCGGAACGGCCGCCGTCATCGACGCGAGCTTCGAAGTCGAGGCCGGCGAGATCTTCGTCGTCATGGGCCTGTCGGGCTCGGGCAAGTCGACCCTGATCCGCACCCTCAACGGGCTCTGGGCACCCACTGCCGGGTCCGTCGAGGTGCTGGGCACTGATATCGCAAAAGTCGACGCGGCCACACTGCGCAAGGTCCGCAGCGAACACATCTCGATGGTGTTCCAGCACTTCGCACTGCTCCCCCACCGCACTGTCCGGGACAACGCCGCCTATGCGCTCGAGATCCGCGGAGTTGCGAAGGCGGAGCGGGACGCGACCGCCGACCGCTGGCTCAAGACCGTCGGCCTCGATGGCTGGGGCGACAAATTCCCAGAGCAGCTCTCCGGCGGCATGCAGCAGCGCGTCGGCCTGGCCCGCGCGCTTGCGGCCGAGACCGACATCCTCCTCATGGACGAAGCCTTCTCCGCTCTCGACCCGCTCATCCGGCGCGAAATGCAGGAACAGCTCGTCGAGCTGCAGAGGGAGCTGAAGAAGACGATCATCTTCATCACCCACGACCTCAATGAGGCGATGTTCCTCGGTGACCGGATCGCGGTGATGCGCAATGGACGCATCGTCCAGGTCGGCACCCCGGAGGACATCCTCACCGACCCGGCCAACGACTACGTCGCGCAGTTCGTCCACGACGTCGACCGGGCACGCGTCCTCACCGCGAACAACGTCATGGAGAAGGCACGTCAGACCGTGACCAATCAGAACGGCCCCCGCGTCGCTCTGCGCACCATGCGTGAGAACAACGCCTCGGGCGTGTACGTCACGGACAAGGACCGGAAGTTCCTCGGACTCGTCAGCGACCGCGCCTGCATCGAGCACATCCGGACAGGCGCCACGACTCTCGACGAGATCATCAGACCGGTCGCCCACCCGGCGTCTCCGGACGACCTGCTCATCGATCTCTTCCTTCCGACCGCGGAGATGCCCCTGCCGGTGCCCGTCACCGATGCGGACGGCGAACTCGTCGGCGTCGTGCCCCGGGCCACCCTGCTGGCCGCGCTCGGCAACCAGACCGGCAATGACGAGCAGGCCCCGGACGCCGCTGTCGAAGACTGGCCGGAGCCGGTCGACACCGGGATCATCGACCAGGTGCTGGCCGAAGGCGATGATGCCGTCGCACCGCAGGCTGCCGGCGAAAGGGGTGAGCGCTGA